In a single window of the Prinia subflava isolate CZ2003 ecotype Zambia chromosome 3, Cam_Psub_1.2, whole genome shotgun sequence genome:
- the RAB9A gene encoding ras-related protein Rab-9A — translation MAAKSSLLKVILLGDGGVGKSSLMNRYVTNKFDAQLFHTIGVEFLNKELEVDGHFVTMQIWDTAGQERFRSLRTPFYRGSDCCLLTFSVDDSQSFQNLSNWKKEFIYYADVKEPESFPFVILGNKVDIDERQVSTEEAQDWCRNNGNHPYFETSAKDATNVAAAFEEAVRRVLASEDRSDHFIQTDTVNLHRKPKPSSSCC, via the coding sequence ATGGCAGCAAAATCATCACTCCTTAAAGTAATACTGCTAGGAGATGGTGGAGTTGGGAAGAGTTCCCTTATGAACAGATACGTCACCAACAAGTTTGATGCACAGCTGTTTCATACAATAGGTGTGGAATTCCTAAATAAAGAGTTGGAAGTCGATGGACACTTTGTTACGATGCAGATATGGGACACGGCAGGTCAGGAACGGTTTAGGAGCTTGCGGACTCCTTTCTATAGAGGTTCTGACTGTTGCCTGCTAACCTTCAGCGTGGATGACTCTCAAAGCTTCCAAAACTTAAGCAACTGGAAGAAAGAATTCATTTATTATGCAGATGTCAAGGAGCCTGAAAGTTTTCCATTTGTGATTCTGGGTAACAAAGTTGATATCGATGAACGGCAAGTGTCTACAGAAGAAGCCCAAGACTGGTGCAGGAATAATGGCAACCATCCCTATTTTGAAACCAGTGCAAAAGATGCCACTAATGTTGCAGCGGCCTTTGAAGAAGCTGTTAGAAGAGTTCTAGCCTCTGAAGATAGATCAGATCACTTTATTCAAACAGATACAGTCAACCTTCATCGGAAACCGAAACCCAGTTCATCTTGTTGTTGa